TCTTCCAACGTCCGCTCGCTCTCGCCATatgcctgctgctgctggtataTCGTTTGATGAGGCgtctgctggtggtggtgatgatgatgctgttgctgttgctgttgctgttgctgttgttgctgcccgAATTGTCGTGGTTCCGAGGAGACGGCAAATTGGTGCGTCGGAGGCTGGGGGGACTGTGGAGTGTCCGAGAGCAGGGACGAAACCGAGTGTGCTCCGGTCCGCATGGGAGctggttgtggaggtggtgcacGATGCAGCTGCTGCCCTTGCTGAGCCTGGGACGAGCTGGAAGGTTCACTCTCGCGAGCCGAGCTCGCCCCAGACGTGTGCATCGGCGACATTTCTCGCCCCGGCCCAGAGCTCTCTCCCCGAAGGCCCCGCCCTCCGGCCCGGTATGATCCCAGGTCACTCCGTTGCCGCGAGTggcctcttcttcgccctggtggtgggttggagaGCGCTGCGCTGTGTTGAAACGGTGGTGAGCGAAGCCGTTGTGCCGTCGATGGTGGAGGAATGGGAGGCTGTGGCCCTGCTGCTTTTCGTTTTCGCGGTGATTCCCCTACTGCGTAAACGAGCTAGTTAGCCCGCGCGAGACCCTTACGAGCGAGATTTTGATTTGGACGAACCTGAGGGCGTGCCGGGTTGATCCGTGCCACTCCGTGTCCCTCCCGCCTGAGTGGTGGGAGGCTGCCAGTGGTGGAAATAAATCGACGGCGACGGCTGGGCGTCCTGGTGCTGCGAGTGAGCAATTCCGGGATGTGAAGCTGTTGCTGGCCCGCCGCCCGGCCCGCCCGGCAGGTTCGTATTGAGATTCGGAAGATTGGATGGTGGCCGACCGGGCATGCTCTGTCCCCGAGGCCTCGTGGGAGACCCTGGATAGCCTGCCATGTACGAGCTGGTTGGCCCCTGTGCCGATCCCGGCGTGGACGGCACTCCCCCAGAGGTTGGATATTGGCCGTATCCCTGTGCTTGCGAGTCTCTTCTTTGGTGTTCTGAGGCAATGGCCCCTGATGGCATCAATGCTGGcggatgttgctgctggtgcggTGGCAGGAATTGCTGTGCCAGTTCCCATGCCTGTGGCGAGAGCGCTCCTCCGCCCATGCCGGCGAACACCACCGGTACTAGCGGAGGGGGAATTCCTCCGTGCAGTGATGTCCTCAGAATTTCGTGCTCCATTTTCCTCTGCTCCAAGCGGAAACTCTCCTGTCGtgtcttctcctcttcttgctttCTCTTGTCCTCTTCTGCCTTCGCTTTCAACCAGTACTGCATTG
The window above is part of the Podospora bellae-mahoneyi strain CBS 112042 chromosome 3, whole genome shotgun sequence genome. Proteins encoded here:
- a CDS encoding hypothetical protein (EggNog:ENOG503P1PF; COG:S), whose amino-acid sequence is MLTITKPVQYGYGPVHDLPTPPSTSRPSPPLIYKDSSYKSTLTNPRDSSPLRQPMSAPHRGLPPPAALPPVQPPPGSGLSQPPVSGPPPPPPQQNQSYTQLPLPPSWHGNEESMQYWLKAKAEEDKRKQEEEKTRQESFRLEQRKMEHEILRTSLHGGIPPPLVPVVFAGMGGGALSPQAWELAQQFLPPHQQQHPPALMPSGAIASEHQRRDSQAQGYGQYPTSGGVPSTPGSAQGPTSSYMAGYPGSPTRPRGQSMPGRPPSNLPNLNTNLPGGPGGGPATASHPGIAHSQHQDAQPSPSIYFHHWQPPTTQAGGTRSGTDQPGTPSVGESPRKRKAAGPQPPIPPPSTAQRLRSPPFQHSAALSNPPPGRRRGHSRQRSDLGSYRAGGRGLRGESSGPGREMSPMHTSGASSARESEPSSSSQAQQGQQLHRAPPPQPAPMRTGAHSVSSLLSDTPQSPQPPTHQFAVSSEPRQFGQQQQQQQQQQQQHHHHHHQQTPHQTIYQQQQAYGESERTLEEKLRGGGVPGSSTTRPGDND